The DNA segment TCTCCCGGGGACTGGCTACTTTGGGGTTTTTTCAAAGTTGCCTGTCCCCCTACCCGCAGCCGTTCGACGACCTGTCTGCTCAGAGGGGACAATGACCGTGTCTACCCAAGGGGACAGGCACCCTGCGGGAGCCAGTCCCCTTCGACTGTCGCCCTAACAACTTGTTATTTCATGGGGACAGGCACCTACGGAGCCTGTCCCCAAGGCGACGCCGCGGTGGAGGCTCAGTTTCAGCTTGTTCAGCTCCCTGCCGGATAGCGGCGTATCGACATAGGCGGCCCAGTCGGCGGGCACCTCGAACATCCCCTCGTCGGTCAGTCCTCGTTCGGTCTCGCCGAGGTTCTCCCGGTGGGAGGACCAGTGCCACTCTCGCGCCGAACTCACCATCTTCGCCTGCACCGGGTTGCCTTCCACGTAGCGGGCCGCCGTCACCAGGTGCTCGTCGTCCTGAACGATGAAACTTTTAAAGCGTCCCTGCCAGATGTGGCCGCTGGTGCCGTGGTGGCGGTGGTAGCGGCGTACGTGACTCGTCATCAGCCAGCGCATCCACTTGCTAAGGTCTTCTCCAAGGGTCGGCTTCACCAGCAGGTGAAAATGGTTCGACATCAGGCAGTAGGCGATCACCTTGACCGGGTAGCGCTCCTTCGCCTCACCGATCAACTTCACAAACGCCTCGAAGTCAGCCGGCTTGTGAAAGACATTACTCCGCCCGTTCCCTCGATTGAGAACGTGATAGACCTCGCCATCCACCAAAGCCCGCGCAGCCCTCGGCATCTCCCCCCTCCTTTTAGTTGGCCTCTGCTGAGGGGGACAGGACCTGAAACCCGCCCCCCGGTCGCTAGGGACTGGCTACTTTGCGTAGTCTGCAAAGTTGCCTGTCCCTCTCACACAACCGCTCAATCTTTAATTAAAAGGTGCCTGTCCCCCTCAGGGTCTCTTAAGAGTGATCTGTCCCCTTCAGGGTCTTTTTATTTTGAAAAAGCGAATAAATTTAATAACGAGTAAAAACAAAAACCCCCACCAAATAGACCCTATCATTAAAGACCATTTTGAAATTGCTACTTGCCCACCAACTGCATATATAAGTGAAAAAGGCAAATCTAACAAAATCAACAAGTAGCAACTCTCCTCATCGCATAAAAAATTAAATCTTTGAACATCAAAACTAACAACAAGTATCCAAACAGCTGCATGAAATAACACACCAAAAATAAAACTTTCAAAATCTTTACTTATTTTTTTATTCATAAAACATCACCATATTTTGTTTTCAATTTTTTTCCATACTTTTTCTGTATGCAAATCACCATGACTTATTGAAAAAGGGTCTCCGTAATTTATTCACCTTGTATCTACATCACCTTGTCCCAAGCTAATTATAGACTCAGAATTGACATTAATTGCACTTGTGTCTAATCTGCCAGCGGCACCAATATCAACGTGTCTACCCAAGGGGACAGGCACCTGAAAACCATCCCCCGGTCGCTTGGGACTGGCTACTTTGCGCAGTCTGCAAAGTTGCCGGGGGAGTTCCGGGGACAGTATACTCATCTCTTGTTTGGCCTGGGTTCTAAGGTCGTTAAATCCGCCCCATTGCGTCCACCAATCTCTCGACAAACACCTCCCCTCCCGTGGCGCTCGACCACTCCTGCCACCACCGGATTCATCTCGATGTACCGCTA comes from the Desulfuromonas sp. genome and includes:
- a CDS encoding transposase, whose translation is MPRAARALVDGEVYHVLNRGNGRSNVFHKPADFEAFVKLIGEAKERYPVKVIAYCLMSNHFHLLVKPTLGEDLSKWMRWLMTSHVRRYHRHHGTSGHIWQGRFKSFIVQDDEHLVTAARYVEGNPVQAKMVSSAREWHWSSHRENLGETERGLTDEGMFEVPADWAAYVDTPLSGRELNKLKLSLHRGVALGTGSVGACPHEITSC